From the Pseudomonas sp. VD-NE ins genome, the window GCTGATGGGCGTGTTCTCGTACTTCAATCTGGGTCGCGAAGAAGACCCGTCGTTCACTATCAAGACCATGGTGATCCAGACCAAATGGCCGGGCGCGACCCAGGAAGAAACCCTCGCGCAGGTCACCGACCGCATCGAGAAAAAACTCGAAGAACTCGACTCCCTCGACTACGTGAAAAGTTACACGCGCCCCGGCGAATCGACGGTGTACGTGTACCTGCGCGACACCACCAGTGCCAAGGACATCCCGGAAATCTGGTACCAGGTGCGCAAGAAGATCGACGACATTCGCGGGCAGTTCCCCAAAGGTATTCAGGGGCCCGGGTTCAACGACGAGTTCGGTGATGTGTTCGGCTCGGTCTACGCCTTCACCGCCGACGGCCTGACCATGCGCCAGTTGCGCGATTACGTAGAACAGGCGCGGGCCGAGATCCGCAATGTGCCGGGGCTGGGCAAGATCGAAATGATCGGCCAGCAGGACGAAGTGATTTATCTGAACTTCTCTACCCGCAAACTGGCGGCGTTGGGTATCGATCAGCGTCAGGTTGTGCAGAGCCTGCAATCGCAGAACGCCGTGACCCCGGCCGGTGTGATCGAGGCCGGCCCTGAGCGGATTTCCGTGCGCACTTCGGGGCAGTTCGCCTCGGAAAAAGATCTCGCCGAGGTCAATCTCAAGCTCAACGACCGTTTCTATCGTTTGGCTGACATCGCCGACATCACTCGCGGTTACACCGATCCGGCTACCCCGGAATTCCGCTTCGACGGCAAACCGGCCATCGGTCTGGCGATTGCCATGCAGAAGGGCGGCAACGTTCAGGCGTTCGGCAAGGCGTTGCACCAGCGCATCGATGAACTGACCGCAGACTTGCCGGTTGGCGTGGGTGTGCACACCGTGTCCGATCAGGCGGTGGTGGTGGAAGAAGCCGTGGGTGGCTTTACCAGTGCCCTGTTCGAGGCGGTGATCATCGTGCTGGTGGTCAGCTTCATCAGCCTCGGCGTGCGCGCCGGCCTGGTGGTGGCGTGCTCGATTCCGCTGGTGCTGGCGATGGTGTTTGTGTTCATGGAATACAGTGGCATCACCATGCAGCGGATTTCCCTTGGAGCCTTGATCATCGCCCTCGGCCTGTTGGTGGACGATGCGATGATCACCGTGGAGATGATGGTCACACGCCTGGAAATGGGCGAGAGCAAGGAGGAGGCCGCGACGTTCGCCTACACCTCGACGGCGTTCCCGATGCTCACCGGGACGCTGGTGACCGTCGCGGGTTTTGTGCCCATCGGCCTCAATGCCAGCTCCGCCGGTGAGTACACCTTCACCCTGTTCGCGGTGATTGCAGTGGCGATGCTGGTGTCGTGGGTGGTGGCGGTGTTCTTCGCTCCGGTGATCGGCGTGCACATTCTCAGCGCCAACGTGAAACCCCATGACGCCGAGCCGGGCCGCGTCGGGCGTGCGTTCAATGGCGGTCTGTTGTGGGCGATGCGCAATCGCTGGTGGGCGATCGGTATCACCGTGCTGCTGTTTGCCCTGTCGATTTTTTGCATGCGCTTTGTGCAGAACCAGTTCTTTCCGGCATCGGACCGCCCGGAAATTCTCGTCGACCTGAACCTGCCCCAAAATGCCTCCATCGACGAAACACGCAAGGCCGTCGACAAGCTTGAAGAAACCCTCAAAGGCGACCCGGACATTGTGCGCTGGAGCACCTACATCGGTCAGGGCGCGATCCGTTTCTACCTGCCGCTCGACCAGCAATTGCAAAACCCGTACTACGCACAACTGGTGATCGTCAGCAAAGACTTCGAGGCCCGTGAGGCACTGAGTCAGCGTCTGCGCGAGCGCTTGCACAAGGACTTCGTCGGCATCGGCAGTTACGTCCAGGCGCTGGAAATGGGCCCGCCGGTCGGGCGGCCGATCCAGTACCGGGTCAGTGGCAAGGACATCGATCAAGTGCGCAAGCACGCCATCGACCTCGCCACGGAACTGGACAAGAACTCGCACATCGGCGAGATCATTTATGACTGGAACGAGCCGGGCAAAGTCCTGCGCATCGACATCGCCCAGGACAAGGCGCGGCAGCTCGGGCTGTCGTCCGAAGACGTGGCGAACCTGATGAACAGTATCGTCAGTGGCGCGCCTCTGACCCAGGTCAACGACGACATCTACCTGATCAATGTGGTCGGCCGGGCGGTGAATTCGGAGCGCGGTACGCCGGAAACCCTGCAGAATCTGCAGATCGTTACGCCCAACGGCACATCGATTCCGTTACTGGCGTTCGCCACTGTGCGCTATGAACTGGAACAGCCGCTGGTGTGGCGTCGCGACCGTTTGCCGACCATCACCATCAAGGCCTCGGTGCGCGACGAGATCCAGCCGACCGATCTGGTGAAACTGCTCAAGCCGTCGATTGATGCCTTCGCTGACAAACTGCCAGTGGGCTACAAGGTCGCCACTGGCGGTACGGTCGAGGAAAGCGGCAAGGCCCAAGGGCCGATTGCCAAGGTCTTGCCGTTGATGCTGTTTTTGATGGCGACCTTTCTGATGATCCAGTTGCACAGCGTGCAGAAGATGTTCCTCGTCGCGAGTGTCGCGCCGCTCGGGCTGATCGGCGTGGTGCTGGCGCTGGTGCCGACTGGCACGCCGATGGGTTTCGTGGCGATTCTGGGGATTCTGGCGCTGATCGGCATCATCATCCGTAACTCGGTGATTCTGGTGACGCAGATCGATGAGTTCGAGAAGAAAGGCTATGCGCCGTGGGATGCGGTGGTCGAGGCGACCGAGCATCGGCGTCGGCCGATCCTGCTGACCGCTGCGGCGGCGAGCATGGGCATGATCCCGATCGCCAGGGAAGTGTTCTGGGGGCCGATGGCGTACGCGATGATTGGCGGGATTGTGGTGGCGACGTTGCTGACGTTGTTGTTCCTGCCGGCGCTGTATGTGGCCTGGTACAAGATTCGCGAGCCGAAGAAGGACGCCTCGTCATCGACCCACTGAGGTAGCTTGTTACACCTTTGGGAACGGTCTGACTTACAACCGTGATGCATTGCGTTACCGTCCTTCCTCCATGTGGAGGAGGGACGCCTGATGTCGACGGTCACTTGCTGGCTGCGCCAACTGCTGTTAATGGCCGGTTTGTGCCTTTCGCCCGCATCGCTGGCCGAAACGCTGCTGCAAAACCCGCTGTGGCGCGTACAACTCGACCCCGCAACCCTCGCTGTGCGAGTTACTCCGGTCAACGGCGCGACTGTGCAGGCCTCGACGGGTGTCGTCGCGCACAGGGTCAGCAACCTGGTGCAACGCGACAATCGCGTCGAATGGCAATGGGACGATGGCGCCTGGTCACTCAGCGTTGATCTCGATCAACGCGACCTGAACTTCTCGATCACCGCACGCGCCGCGTCTGAACTTGAGGTCTTGCGCCAGCCCGGCAATGCCATGGGCGAGGGCCTGATCTGGCCCTTGGCCGAGGGCCATTATGTGCCGCGCGGCGATCCGGTGTGGCAGGCGTTTCTGGTGAGTCAAGGGGTGCTCAATGCCACTCAGGATATGAGTCTGCCGATCTGGGGCGTCGAGCATGAGGGATTCAGCCTCAACTGGTTGCTGACCAACCCCTACAACAAGCAACTGCTGTTCAGCGCTGAGGGCGATACGCTCGCTTTGTCGGTGCGGCATCAATTCACCTCACTCAAGCCGTCGACAGCGCTGACGTTCAGCCTGTTTCTGGGTGAGGCCGAGCCGCTGGCCAGTGCCAAGCGCTATCGACAATGGTTGATCGACACCGGTCGTCACGAAAGCCTGAGCCGCAAGCTTGAGAAAACACCGGCGTCGCGAAAGCTGTTGGGCGCCAGTCATGTCTACCTGTGGGGTAACGATCTGCTGGGGCAAAAGGATGTGCGTAACTGGCCGGCGTTGCTTGGCAAGTTGCGCGGCCAGACTGACCTTGCCGGTGCGTTGCGCGGCGGCATGGATGGTGAAGCCTTGCAACTGCTCGCCACGCAGACCGTGCTCAATCGTTATCAGCAAAGCATTCTGCTGCGTAGCCTCAATCGGGCGCTGAACTCTCAGGCGCGCAAAACCTGGCAAGCCCGCGCGGTGCCGGACATGCATGCACTGGTCAACGGTTACGCTGCCCTGCGTGGCCAACTGGCCCGCGAATTCGCCGGTGCCGTGACAGCCAGTCCCGAGCAATGGGGCAGCACCCTGTCGCTGGATACCATTGAGCAATTGCAAAACGCCGGGCTGTCGCGCTTATGGCTGGGTCTTGGCGAGGGCTGGGAGGGCGGGCTCTGGCATCCCGAGGCGGTTCGAGCAGGCGTGCAGGCCGGGTATCTGCTGGCGCCGTATGATTCTTACGAGACGGCGCTGAGTCGGGATGAGAACCCGGACTGGACCACCGCGCATCTGGGTGACACGGCTTACCGCGAGTGCGCCATCGTGCTGGAAAATCGCACGCTGAAAAGCGGCTTTCAGCAATCGGGTCATTACACCGACCCACGTTGCGTGCGCCCTTTGCTGGAGAAACGAGTCAAAGCGGTCAGCGTCGCCGCCGGTTTCAACAGTTGGTTTCTCGATGCCTACGCCACCGGCATGTTGTTCGACAGCTACCGCGCGGACGCCCCCATGACGCAGGCGCAGAATGCCGAGGGCAACGTCGCGGCGTCGCGCTGGATCAACGAAACGCTGCAATTGCCCAGCGGCTCCGAGGATGGCAATGCGACCACGGCTCAAGGCGTGCTGTTCGCCCATGGCATGCAGACACCGGTGATCGGTTGGGGCGATGCTGACATGAGTAAAAATCCGGATTCGGAATACTTTGTCGGCAAATGGTTTCCGCCGGAGCAACCGGCCGTGTTCTTCAAATCCGTGCCAATAAAGGAACCGTTGCGGCGCATTCACTTTGACCCGGCCAGCCGTTTGCCGCTGTATCAAGCGGTGTTCCACGATTCGCTCATCACCACCCATCACTGGTTGTTCGACAGCCTTAAACCGAGCAACGCAAGGGTGGAAAACGAACTGACGCAATTGCTCTACAACGTGCCGCCGCTGTACCACCTGAGTGCGGCAACGCTGGCGCAACGACTGCCGCTGATGGCCCGTCAGGACGCATTCTTCCGTCCGCTGCATGAGCGCCTGGCGACGCAGGCGCTGACCGGTTTCCAATGGCTGAGCGAAGATCGGCAGGTGCAGCAGACTTCATTTGAAGACGGCACTCGGCTGCTGGCCAACTTCGCTCCAGCCCAGCGTGAAGTGGACAACCAGACCCTGCCCGGCGAAAGCATCACCGTGCTGCTGCCGGAAGGTACCGTCAGCCACTACCGGGTGCAGGCAACTCCCTGACTCAGCCTTTGCGCCAGACGCTGGCCAACCACGGCTGCTGCTCGCGCGGCAGGCCGGCGGGACGGAAGTAGTGTTCCAGTTCGACGAATCCGGCGCGGACAAGCAGCCCGCGCCATGCCTCCAGATCGTGATACGAGCCATAGCGCGGCCCGTTCCAGCCCTCGCGGTTATCCCCACGCGGGTTAGAGCTGAACAGCACACCGCCCGGTTTCAAGGTATCGCGCAGCTGTTGCAAAACCCGTGGCAATTCCTGCAATGGCACATGAAACAGCACCGCATTGGCGAAGATTCCGTCGAAGCGTTCAGCCGGCAGATCGAGCTTCAGAAAGTCCTGTTGCAGCACCTCGCAACCACTGTCCTCGCGGGCCATTCGCGCAAACTCTTGCGAACCATCCAGCCCTACGGCGATGTGACCCATACGCGTAAACGTCTGCAAGTCCCGCCCCGGCCCGCAGCCGAAATCCAGAACCGTGAACGGCGCCACCCCTTGAATATGCCGCAGCAACGCATCGATGTTCTGGCTGACATCGTGGTCGCGGGTGCCTTCACGGAAGTCTTCAGCCACCGAGTTGTAGTGGCCGAGGGTGGTGGCGGTGATCTGTTCGAGATCGTTGGGGGTCTGCTTCATGGTAGGGATACGCGGGCAATTGGGATTTGCCGAATATACGCCATGAAGCGATAGCGGTTGTGAAGTTGCTACATGAGCTCGGCCAGGCTCAGCGCTTGTTCAACCCCCGCGCCAACCGATCCCCGCCCAACTGAATCACCGCCACCAACGCCACCAGCAAGACAATCACCGTCAACATGATCTGGCTGTCAAAGCGCTGATAGCCGTAGCGATAGGCGATATCCCCCAACCCGCCAGCGCCAATCGCCCCGGCCATCGCGGAAGAGTTGATCATCGTCACCAGCGTGATGGTGAACCCGCCGACAATCCCCGGCAGCGCTTCTGGCAACAACACATGCCAGACAATGTGCCAGCGCCGGCAGCCCATCGCTTGCGCCGCTTCGATCAAACCATGATCGACCTCGCGCAGACTCACTTCGGCAATCCGCGCAAAGAACGGTGTTGCCGCAATCGTCAGCGGCACAACCGCAGCCCAGACACCGTAGGTGGTGCCGACAATCAACCGGGTAAACGGAATCAGCGCGACCATCAGAATCAGAAACGGGATCGAGCGGAACAGGTTCACGAACGCGCCCAAGGCGCGATTGAGTATCGGCGCTTCATAGATCCCGCCCTTGTCGCTGGTGACCAGAATCACCGCCATGGGAATCCCCGCCAGCAGGGCGATCAGCGACGACACACCGACCATCAGGAAGGTGTCGATAAAGCCTTGCAGCAAGCGATCAAGCCACATAACCCAATACCTCCACTCGTTGCGCCCATGGTGCGGCGCGCTCGCGTAATTGTTCGGCGCTGAACGCTGAACCGCTGATGGCCAACAACAGTTGCCCGAGCGCATGCCCCTGAATCCGCTCAACGCCGCCCTGAAGCAACTTCACCCGGCCGCCGAGCGCTGTGAACAGCGCGGCCAGATCCGGTTCATCACTGGCGCTGCCGGTGAACTGCAGACGCAACACCACAGCAGCGTCGGAGGCGGTGGGCTGCGTTTGCAAACGACTCTGCAGCTCTTCCGGCAACGCGTGTTGCAGCGGTGCGAGCAAGGTCTGGCTGACTTCGTGCTGCGGATTGCCGAACACTTCCCAGACCGGGCCTTGCTCGACAATCCGACCGTGCTCAAGCACCACGACGCGGTCGCAGATTTCGCGGATCACTGCCATTTCATGGGTAATCAATACGATGGTCAGGCCCAGGCGTTTATTGATCTCGCGCAGCAGGCCGAGGATCGACTGCGTGGTCTCCGGGTCGAGCGCCGAAGTGGCCTCGTCGCAGAGCAGAATATCCGGGTCATGCACCAGCGCGCGGGCGATGCCGACACGCTGTTTCTGCCCGCCGGATAGCTGCGCCGGATAAGCCTTGTGCTTTTCCTGCAGGCCAACCAGTTCGAGCAGTTCGCGCACCTTTTTCTCGCGTTGTGCTTTCGGCACACCCGCGACTTTCAGCGGCAGTTCGACGTTCTGCCAAACAGTCTTGGCCGACATCAGATTGAAGTGCTGGAAGATCATGCCGATGCGCCGGCGCAAAGCGACGAGACGATCTTCATCGAACTCGCCGATGTCGACCTGATCGATCAGCACCCGCCCCGACGTCGGTTGCTCCAGACGATTGATCGTACGGATCAGCGATGACTTGCCGGCGCCGCTGCGGCCGATGATGCCGAACACTTCGCCGCGCTGAATCGCCAGATCGATGCCCTGCAAAGCCGCGACCGGGCCTTGCCGGCCGTTGTAGGTTTTGCCCAGACCGATGAAGCGTACGTGGGCGCGATTCAGCTCGGGGTGCAGCTCGGTTTTTTCAGCATTGTGGGGCTCTGGAATATCCAGTCGCCGTTGGATCGCGGCCGTCATGCTCAGCTTTCCCAACCGGCTTGATACAGCTTGCCGTGGGCCTTATCCAGTGCCGCGCGAACGGCTGGTGAGTGCTGGTAGATGTCGACGAACTTGATCAGGCGCGGATCGGTTTTGCTCTTCGGCTGGATGACGAACTGAATCACGTATTCCTTGTGGTCGAGGCCGTCGAACAGCAGCGCCGAACCGGCATCGAAGGTCTTCGCCAGACGAATGTAGGCCGGGTAGCCCTGGACCAGATCGGCGTCGTCATAGGCGCGTACCAATTGCACGGCTTCGACCTGGAGGATTTTGATCTTCTTCGGGTTGGCGACGATGTCGTCTTCGGTAGCCTTGTAGCCGACGCCCGGTTTCAGCGTGATCAAACCGGCCTTGGCCAGCAGCTGCAAACCACGGCCGCTGTTGATCGGGTCGTTGGCGATGGCGACGCTGGCGCCTTCTGGCAGCTCATCGAAGCTTTTGTATTTTTTCGAGTAGAGACCAACGTTGTTGATGATCCCCGGGGCGAACGGCACCAGATCAAAACCCGCGGCGGCTTTGGCGTTTTCCAGGAACGGGATGTGCTGGAAGTAGTTCACGTCGATGTCGCCGGCGGCGAGGCTGACGTTCGGTGCGATCCAGTCGGTGAACTCCACTAACTCAACTTTGAGGCCCTGTTTGGAGGATTCTTCGACGGCGGCTTCCAGCGGAATGGCGAAGGCGGCGGTGGTGCCGATTTTCAACGGGGCGTCGGCGGCGAAGATCGCCGAGCTGAACAGGCCGAGGGCCAGGGCCAGTGCTTTGACTGGGTGAGACAGGGTTTTCTGGGTCATGATGGTTTTCCAGTCAGTGCATAAGATTTGTGGTGCCTGTTGCGGCCTCATCGCTGGCAAGCCAGCTCCCACAGGTTTTGTGAACGCCACAGACCCTTGTGGGAGCTGGCTTGCCAGCGATGCTTTTAGCGGCGAAACGAGGAGCCGGTGTGTTGCTCGGGCAACTGCGCCTCTCCGTGAAACAGCTTCTCGCGCAAGCTGCCGCTGTCGTACGCAGTCTTGTACGACCCGCGCCGCTGCAACTCGGGAATCACCAGCTCAATAAAATCGACATAGCTTTCAGGGGTAACAATGCGGGTCAGGTTGAAACCATCGAGGCCGGTCTCGGCAATCCACGATTCCAGTTCATCCGCGACTTGCTCAGGCGAACCGACCACGGTGATGTAACGGCCACCGAGCGCGTGCTGGTCGAGCAATTTGCGCCGGGTCCAGTCGTTGTTCTGCAGGTTCTTGGTGGCTGACTGAATGGCGTTGCTCTTCACGTACTGGATCGGTTCGTCGATCCCGTACTGGGAAAAATCGATGCCGGTAGAGGCGGAAAAATGCGCCACACCGGCCTCGGCGCTGGCGTAACTCAGGTACTCGGCGTGCTTGGCCCACGCGGCTTCTTCCGTCGCGCCGACAATCACGTTAAGGCCCATGAACACCTTGATGTCCTCAGGGTTACGCCCGGCTTCCACGGCGCTGGCGCGGACCTTGTCGACCTGAACCCTGGTCGACGGTTTATTCTGGCCGCTGATGAACACGCACTCGGCATGGCGCCCGGCGAACAGCAAACCGCGATCGGAGCTGCCGGCCTGAAACAGCACCGGCGTGCGCTGCGGCGATGGTTCACAAAGGTGATAACCCTCGACCTGATAAAACTCGCCCTTGTGCTCGACCTTGTGCACTTTTTCGGGGTTGGCGTAGATCCGCTGCTCGCGGTCATTGAGCACCGCGCCGTTTTCCCAGCTGCCTTCCCAGAGTTTGTAGAGCACTTCCAGGTACTCCTCGGCCTGGTCGTAGCGACGGTCATGTTCGACCTGCTCGCTGAGGCCCATGGCTTTGGCGGCGCTGTCGAGGTAACCGGTGACGATGTTCCAGCCGACGCGACCACGGCTCAGATGATCGAGCGTCGACATGCGCCGGGCGAACAGATACGGCGGCTCATAGGTGAGGTTAGCGGTCAGGCCGAAGCCGAGGTTTTTCGTCACCGCAGCCATCGCTGAAACCAGCAGCAACGGATCGTTGACCGGCAACTGGATCGACTCTTTGAGCGTGACGTCGACCGAGTTCTGATAGACGTCGTACACACCAACGATGTCGGCGATGAACAAGCCGTCGAACAGCCCGCGCTCCAGCAATTGCGCCAGTTCCGTCCAGTACTCGATGGTGTTGTAGCGCGTTGAGGTGTCGCGCGGATGCGTCCACAGGCCATGGTTGATGTGGCCGATGCAGTTCATGTTGAACGCGTTGAGCAGGATCTTCTTTTTCCCGGCGCTCATCAGATCGTCCCTCGCAACGGAGGGTTTTCGTCATTGAGGTAGTAGTTGCCCACCGCGTGATACTTCCAGCGCACCGGGTCGTGCAAGGTGTGCACGCGGGCGTTGCGCCAGTGACGGTCGAGGCCGTGCTCGATCAGGGTCGCCTGGCTTCCAGCCAGTTCGAACAGCGTGCTGCCGGCGGCCAAAGAGATTTCAGTACTGATCGCCCGTGCTTCGGCGACGGCAATCGAGGCGGCGGCGACGGTCTCTGCTTTGGTCTCGGCTTGCGCGGTGTCGAGGAATTCGCCAGCACGTTCGAGCAAGGCTTCGGTGGCATGCAGGCGAATGCTCAAGTGGCCAAAGCTTTTCAGCGTCAGCGGGTCTTCGGTGGCTTTGTCGTTGCCGGAATCGATCCACGGCCGGGTCTTGCTGCGCACAAAATGCAGCGCGTCTTCGTAAGCGGCGCGCGCGATGCCGGTGTCG encodes:
- a CDS encoding ATP-binding cassette domain-containing protein, coding for MTAAIQRRLDIPEPHNAEKTELHPELNRAHVRFIGLGKTYNGRQGPVAALQGIDLAIQRGEVFGIIGRSGAGKSSLIRTINRLEQPTSGRVLIDQVDIGEFDEDRLVALRRRIGMIFQHFNLMSAKTVWQNVELPLKVAGVPKAQREKKVRELLELVGLQEKHKAYPAQLSGGQKQRVGIARALVHDPDILLCDEATSALDPETTQSILGLLREINKRLGLTIVLITHEMAVIREICDRVVVLEHGRIVEQGPVWEVFGNPQHEVSQTLLAPLQHALPEELQSRLQTQPTASDAAVVLRLQFTGSASDEPDLAALFTALGGRVKLLQGGVERIQGHALGQLLLAISGSAFSAEQLRERAAPWAQRVEVLGYVA
- a CDS encoding methionine ABC transporter permease; translation: MWLDRLLQGFIDTFLMVGVSSLIALLAGIPMAVILVTSDKGGIYEAPILNRALGAFVNLFRSIPFLILMVALIPFTRLIVGTTYGVWAAVVPLTIAATPFFARIAEVSLREVDHGLIEAAQAMGCRRWHIVWHVLLPEALPGIVGGFTITLVTMINSSAMAGAIGAGGLGDIAYRYGYQRFDSQIMLTVIVLLVALVAVIQLGGDRLARGLNKR
- a CDS encoding efflux RND transporter permease subunit yields the protein MKGSFNLSEWALKHQSFVWYLMFVALLMGVFSYFNLGREEDPSFTIKTMVIQTKWPGATQEETLAQVTDRIEKKLEELDSLDYVKSYTRPGESTVYVYLRDTTSAKDIPEIWYQVRKKIDDIRGQFPKGIQGPGFNDEFGDVFGSVYAFTADGLTMRQLRDYVEQARAEIRNVPGLGKIEMIGQQDEVIYLNFSTRKLAALGIDQRQVVQSLQSQNAVTPAGVIEAGPERISVRTSGQFASEKDLAEVNLKLNDRFYRLADIADITRGYTDPATPEFRFDGKPAIGLAIAMQKGGNVQAFGKALHQRIDELTADLPVGVGVHTVSDQAVVVEEAVGGFTSALFEAVIIVLVVSFISLGVRAGLVVACSIPLVLAMVFVFMEYSGITMQRISLGALIIALGLLVDDAMITVEMMVTRLEMGESKEEAATFAYTSTAFPMLTGTLVTVAGFVPIGLNASSAGEYTFTLFAVIAVAMLVSWVVAVFFAPVIGVHILSANVKPHDAEPGRVGRAFNGGLLWAMRNRWWAIGITVLLFALSIFCMRFVQNQFFPASDRPEILVDLNLPQNASIDETRKAVDKLEETLKGDPDIVRWSTYIGQGAIRFYLPLDQQLQNPYYAQLVIVSKDFEAREALSQRLRERLHKDFVGIGSYVQALEMGPPVGRPIQYRVSGKDIDQVRKHAIDLATELDKNSHIGEIIYDWNEPGKVLRIDIAQDKARQLGLSSEDVANLMNSIVSGAPLTQVNDDIYLINVVGRAVNSERGTPETLQNLQIVTPNGTSIPLLAFATVRYELEQPLVWRRDRLPTITIKASVRDEIQPTDLVKLLKPSIDAFADKLPVGYKVATGGTVEESGKAQGPIAKVLPLMLFLMATFLMIQLHSVQKMFLVASVAPLGLIGVVLALVPTGTPMGFVAILGILALIGIIIRNSVILVTQIDEFEKKGYAPWDAVVEATEHRRRPILLTAAAASMGMIPIAREVFWGPMAYAMIGGIVVATLLTLLFLPALYVAWYKIREPKKDASSSTH
- a CDS encoding glycoside hydrolase, which gives rise to MSTVTCWLRQLLLMAGLCLSPASLAETLLQNPLWRVQLDPATLAVRVTPVNGATVQASTGVVAHRVSNLVQRDNRVEWQWDDGAWSLSVDLDQRDLNFSITARAASELEVLRQPGNAMGEGLIWPLAEGHYVPRGDPVWQAFLVSQGVLNATQDMSLPIWGVEHEGFSLNWLLTNPYNKQLLFSAEGDTLALSVRHQFTSLKPSTALTFSLFLGEAEPLASAKRYRQWLIDTGRHESLSRKLEKTPASRKLLGASHVYLWGNDLLGQKDVRNWPALLGKLRGQTDLAGALRGGMDGEALQLLATQTVLNRYQQSILLRSLNRALNSQARKTWQARAVPDMHALVNGYAALRGQLAREFAGAVTASPEQWGSTLSLDTIEQLQNAGLSRLWLGLGEGWEGGLWHPEAVRAGVQAGYLLAPYDSYETALSRDENPDWTTAHLGDTAYRECAIVLENRTLKSGFQQSGHYTDPRCVRPLLEKRVKAVSVAAGFNSWFLDAYATGMLFDSYRADAPMTQAQNAEGNVAASRWINETLQLPSGSEDGNATTAQGVLFAHGMQTPVIGWGDADMSKNPDSEYFVGKWFPPEQPAVFFKSVPIKEPLRRIHFDPASRLPLYQAVFHDSLITTHHWLFDSLKPSNARVENELTQLLYNVPPLYHLSAATLAQRLPLMARQDAFFRPLHERLATQALTGFQWLSEDRQVQQTSFEDGTRLLANFAPAQREVDNQTLPGESITVLLPEGTVSHYRVQATP
- a CDS encoding LLM class flavin-dependent oxidoreductase — translated: MSAGKKKILLNAFNMNCIGHINHGLWTHPRDTSTRYNTIEYWTELAQLLERGLFDGLFIADIVGVYDVYQNSVDVTLKESIQLPVNDPLLLVSAMAAVTKNLGFGLTANLTYEPPYLFARRMSTLDHLSRGRVGWNIVTGYLDSAAKAMGLSEQVEHDRRYDQAEEYLEVLYKLWEGSWENGAVLNDREQRIYANPEKVHKVEHKGEFYQVEGYHLCEPSPQRTPVLFQAGSSDRGLLFAGRHAECVFISGQNKPSTRVQVDKVRASAVEAGRNPEDIKVFMGLNVIVGATEEAAWAKHAEYLSYASAEAGVAHFSASTGIDFSQYGIDEPIQYVKSNAIQSATKNLQNNDWTRRKLLDQHALGGRYITVVGSPEQVADELESWIAETGLDGFNLTRIVTPESYVDFIELVIPELQRRGSYKTAYDSGSLREKLFHGEAQLPEQHTGSSFRR
- a CDS encoding MetQ/NlpA family ABC transporter substrate-binding protein, giving the protein MTQKTLSHPVKALALALGLFSSAIFAADAPLKIGTTAAFAIPLEAAVEESSKQGLKVELVEFTDWIAPNVSLAAGDIDVNYFQHIPFLENAKAAAGFDLVPFAPGIINNVGLYSKKYKSFDELPEGASVAIANDPINSGRGLQLLAKAGLITLKPGVGYKATEDDIVANPKKIKILQVEAVQLVRAYDDADLVQGYPAYIRLAKTFDAGSALLFDGLDHKEYVIQFVIQPKSKTDPRLIKFVDIYQHSPAVRAALDKAHGKLYQAGWES
- a CDS encoding class I SAM-dependent methyltransferase, coding for MKQTPNDLEQITATTLGHYNSVAEDFREGTRDHDVSQNIDALLRHIQGVAPFTVLDFGCGPGRDLQTFTRMGHIAVGLDGSQEFARMAREDSGCEVLQQDFLKLDLPAERFDGIFANAVLFHVPLQELPRVLQQLRDTLKPGGVLFSSNPRGDNREGWNGPRYGSYHDLEAWRGLLVRAGFVELEHYFRPAGLPREQQPWLASVWRKG